A single region of the Pseudomonas sp. VD-NE ins genome encodes:
- a CDS encoding putative 2-dehydropantoate 2-reductase produces the protein MMGAVNKPVVGIIGTGAIGGFYGVMLARAGFDVHFLLRSEFSAVAERGLQINSAVHGPLTLHPAQAYSSAEDMPKCDWLLVGAKTTSNAGLAPSIIQAAKPDAKVLVLQNGLDVEDSLRELLPDSLHLLGGLCLICVHREGPGQVTHQALGAVNVGYHSGPASDDAARMAIVEEGCGLFRAAGIDSQAMPNLRQARWQKLVWNIPYNGLSVLLGAGTTPLMADADSRALIQALMAEVVQGAKACGHDVPPGYADYLFMMTEKMPDYWPSMYHDFLHKRPLELEAIYARPLAAAKAAGCELPRIEALYRNLSFIDRRNV, from the coding sequence ATGATGGGGGCAGTGAATAAACCGGTCGTAGGAATTATCGGCACCGGCGCGATTGGTGGTTTTTACGGTGTGATGCTGGCGCGTGCCGGTTTCGACGTGCACTTTCTGTTGCGCAGCGAGTTTTCGGCGGTGGCTGAGCGTGGCTTGCAAATCAACAGCGCGGTGCATGGCCCGCTGACGTTGCATCCAGCGCAGGCCTATTCGTCCGCCGAAGACATGCCCAAGTGCGACTGGTTGCTGGTGGGGGCGAAAACCACCAGCAACGCCGGCCTCGCGCCTTCAATCATTCAAGCGGCCAAACCCGATGCGAAAGTGCTGGTCCTGCAAAACGGTCTCGACGTCGAGGACAGCCTGCGTGAACTGCTTCCCGATTCTCTTCACCTGCTGGGCGGTTTGTGCCTGATCTGCGTGCATCGTGAGGGACCTGGACAAGTCACCCACCAAGCCTTGGGCGCGGTGAATGTCGGTTATCACAGCGGTCCGGCCAGCGATGACGCCGCACGTATGGCGATTGTCGAGGAGGGTTGCGGGTTGTTCCGCGCTGCCGGGATCGATTCCCAGGCGATGCCCAATCTGCGGCAGGCGCGCTGGCAGAAACTGGTGTGGAATATTCCCTACAACGGACTTTCGGTGCTGCTCGGTGCCGGCACCACGCCGCTGATGGCCGATGCCGACAGCCGCGCGTTGATCCAGGCGTTGATGGCCGAAGTGGTTCAGGGCGCCAAAGCGTGCGGCCACGACGTGCCGCCGGGATACGCCGACTATCTGTTCATGATGACCGAGAAAATGCCCGACTACTGGCCGAGCATGTACCACGACTTTTTACACAAGCGACCGCTGGAGCTGGAAGCGATCTACGCTCGGCCATTGGCGGCAGCGAAAGCCGCGGGTTGTGAGTTGCCGCGAATCGAAGCGTTGTATCGCAATTTAAGTTTTATCGACCGGCGCAACGTTTAA
- a CDS encoding 5'-nucleotidase, whose product MAENIDDKLVLAISSRALFDLSESHKVYLSSGVEAYRQYQIEHEDEILAPGDAFPLVEKLLNLNSRLGRARVEVILVSRNSADTGLRVFNSIHHYGLAISRAAFVGGRSPYPYLKAFGCDLFLSTHAEDVRAALDAGFAAATILSGGASRAASDELRIAFDGDAVIFSDESERVYQSGGLEAFQAKERESAREPLRGGPFKGFLAALNLLQREFPDDDCPIRTALVTARSAPAHERVIRTLREWDIRLDESLFLGGLTKSAFLEAFAADVFFDDQAGHCELAREVVATGHVPHGISNEPSI is encoded by the coding sequence ATGGCCGAGAACATCGATGACAAACTGGTGCTGGCGATTTCGTCGCGCGCCTTGTTCGACCTGAGCGAGAGCCACAAGGTCTATCTGTCGAGCGGCGTCGAAGCCTATCGGCAATATCAGATCGAACACGAGGACGAGATTCTTGCGCCCGGCGATGCATTCCCGCTGGTGGAAAAGCTTCTGAATCTGAACAGTCGCCTCGGCCGCGCGCGGGTCGAGGTCATTCTGGTCTCGCGCAACAGCGCCGACACCGGCCTGCGCGTATTCAACTCGATTCATCATTATGGTCTGGCGATTTCCCGCGCCGCGTTTGTCGGCGGGCGCAGTCCGTATCCGTATCTGAAAGCTTTTGGTTGCGACCTGTTTCTGTCGACGCATGCCGAAGACGTGCGCGCGGCACTGGACGCCGGATTCGCAGCGGCGACGATTCTGTCCGGTGGTGCCAGTCGTGCGGCCAGTGACGAATTGCGCATCGCCTTCGACGGTGACGCGGTGATTTTTTCCGATGAGTCGGAGCGTGTCTATCAGTCCGGCGGGCTCGAAGCGTTCCAGGCCAAGGAGCGCGAATCGGCGCGCGAGCCGCTGCGCGGCGGGCCGTTCAAGGGGTTTCTGGCGGCGCTCAATTTGCTCCAGCGCGAGTTTCCCGATGACGACTGCCCGATCCGCACGGCGCTGGTCACCGCGCGTTCGGCACCGGCCCATGAACGGGTGATCCGCACCTTGCGCGAGTGGGATATCCGTCTCGACGAATCCCTGTTTCTCGGCGGCCTGACCAAATCGGCGTTTCTCGAAGCATTCGCCGCCGACGTGTTTTTCGACGATCAGGCTGGCCACTGCGAACTCGCCCGCGAAGTCGTTGCCACTGGCCACGTGCCGCACGGCATCAGCAACGAACCGTCGATCTAA
- the cysB gene encoding HTH-type transcriptional regulator CysB: MKLQQLRYIWEVAHHDLNVSATAQSLYTSQPGISKQIRLLEDELGVEVFARSGKHLTRVTPAGERIITTAGEILRKVESIKQIAQEFSNEKKGTLSIATTHTQARYALPPVISNFIKQYPDVALHMHQGSPMQIAEMAADGTVDFAIATEALELFGDLVMMPCYRWNRCVVVPQGHPLTKLPKLTLEALAEYPIVTYVFGFTGRSKLDEAFSHRGLTPKVVFTAADADVIKTYVRLGLGVGIVAKMAVDTKLDNDLVVLDASELFESSITKIGFRRGTFLRGFMCDFIEKFAPHLTREVMAKAIQCHNKQELEELFDGVELPVH, from the coding sequence ATGAAGCTTCAACAACTGCGCTACATCTGGGAAGTGGCGCACCACGACCTCAACGTTTCCGCTACAGCCCAAAGCCTTTACACCTCGCAACCGGGCATCAGTAAACAAATCCGCCTGCTGGAAGACGAACTCGGCGTCGAAGTGTTTGCCCGCAGCGGCAAACACCTGACCCGCGTGACCCCGGCCGGCGAGCGCATCATCACCACCGCCGGTGAGATTCTGCGCAAGGTCGAAAGCATCAAGCAGATCGCCCAGGAATTCTCCAACGAGAAGAAAGGCACTCTGTCGATCGCCACCACCCACACCCAGGCACGTTATGCGCTGCCACCGGTGATCAGCAATTTCATCAAGCAATACCCTGACGTGGCGCTGCACATGCACCAGGGTTCGCCGATGCAAATTGCCGAAATGGCTGCTGACGGCACCGTCGATTTCGCCATTGCCACCGAAGCGCTGGAGCTGTTCGGCGATCTGGTGATGATGCCGTGCTACCGCTGGAACCGTTGTGTGGTCGTGCCGCAGGGTCACCCGTTGACCAAACTGCCGAAGCTCACACTGGAAGCACTGGCCGAATACCCGATCGTGACTTACGTATTTGGTTTCACCGGTCGTTCGAAACTCGACGAAGCTTTCAGCCATCGCGGCCTGACGCCGAAAGTGGTGTTCACCGCCGCTGACGCCGACGTGATCAAGACTTACGTGCGCCTGGGTCTGGGTGTGGGCATCGTCGCTAAAATGGCGGTCGACACCAAACTCGACAACGACCTGGTGGTGCTGGATGCCAGCGAACTGTTCGAATCGAGCATTACCAAAATCGGTTTCCGTCGCGGTACCTTCTTGCGCGGCTTCATGTGCGACTTCATCGAGAAATTCGCCCCGCACCTGACCCGCGAAGTCATGGCCAAAGCCATTCAGTGCCACAACAAGCAGGAACTGGAAGAGCTGTTCGACGGCGTCGAACTGCCGGTTCACTGA
- a CDS encoding universal stress protein, whose protein sequence is MIRSMLYATDLGLYAPLVMQHALALARTFNADLYVVHAVEPMGLFAESVLQSYLDEQALNEFHSQGLKTVIANIEQRVLESFREELGDEGEQDLQRIRAVRVLQGDPSQVILDQVQKLSVDLLIVGSHSHGVGAETPLGRTAARVLQLSKVPVYLVPLVERRRREDR, encoded by the coding sequence ATGATTCGTTCGATGCTGTATGCCACTGACCTCGGTCTGTACGCACCGTTAGTGATGCAGCATGCCTTGGCGTTGGCGCGAACGTTCAATGCCGATTTGTACGTGGTGCACGCGGTGGAGCCGATGGGGCTGTTTGCCGAATCGGTGTTGCAGAGTTACCTCGACGAGCAGGCATTGAACGAATTTCACAGCCAGGGTCTGAAAACTGTCATCGCCAATATCGAGCAGCGGGTACTGGAAAGTTTTCGCGAAGAACTGGGAGATGAAGGCGAGCAGGATCTGCAGCGTATTCGCGCCGTGCGCGTGCTGCAGGGCGATCCGTCGCAGGTGATTCTCGACCAGGTGCAGAAACTCTCTGTCGATCTGCTGATCGTAGGCAGTCACAGCCACGGGGTGGGCGCGGAAACGCCGTTGGGGCGCACGGCAGCGCGGGTCCTGCAATTGTCCAAGGTGCCGGTTTATCTGGTGCCGTTAGTGGAGCGGCGGCGGCGGGAGGATCGCTGA
- a CDS encoding GreA/GreB family elongation factor produces MNKHIVHQLILDKLRVDLDIAERAAQTAYETATHEENIAENKYDTLGLEASYLAAGQAKRVEEIRQSLALCQNLTLRAYDENRGIEVGALLGLEDEKGREQWLFLAPDAAGLKVDVVGQPITVITPRSPLGKGLLGKCEGDEVEILVAGTRQQFAVTEVL; encoded by the coding sequence ATGAACAAGCACATCGTCCACCAACTGATTCTCGACAAATTGCGCGTCGATCTCGACATCGCCGAACGCGCCGCGCAAACCGCCTACGAAACCGCAACACACGAAGAGAATATTGCCGAAAACAAGTACGACACGCTGGGCCTGGAAGCGTCGTACCTGGCAGCCGGACAAGCGAAACGGGTCGAGGAAATCCGTCAGTCACTGGCGCTGTGTCAGAACCTGACGCTGCGTGCCTACGATGAAAACCGCGGCATCGAAGTCGGCGCCCTGCTCGGCCTGGAAGACGAAAAGGGTCGCGAGCAATGGCTGTTTCTGGCGCCGGATGCGGCAGGGCTGAAAGTCGATGTGGTCGGTCAGCCGATTACCGTCATCACTCCGCGCTCGCCGCTGGGCAAAGGTCTTTTGGGCAAGTGCGAAGGTGATGAGGTGGAGATTCTGGTGGCGGGCACCCGGCAACAGTTTGCTGTCACCGAGGTGCTTTAA
- a CDS encoding thioredoxin family protein, with translation MSTDSLCRPFDIVSPSIVVESELTDFDADQRLLAMSGVSLVIFTSVGCASCRYAREVLPDMALAIDRLCWIDAGDNGGLVERYQVFHLPALFVVRDGEFFGALHTRLTADALNAALAQALGRIAEELP, from the coding sequence ATGAGCACAGACTCCCTGTGTCGGCCATTTGACATTGTTTCCCCCAGTATAGTGGTCGAATCCGAACTGACCGATTTCGACGCCGATCAACGGCTATTGGCGATGAGCGGCGTTTCGCTGGTGATTTTCACCAGTGTCGGCTGCGCGAGTTGCCGTTATGCCCGCGAAGTGTTGCCGGATATGGCGTTGGCCATCGATCGCCTGTGCTGGATCGATGCCGGCGACAACGGCGGGTTGGTGGAGCGCTATCAGGTCTTTCATTTGCCGGCGCTGTTTGTGGTGCGCGACGGCGAGTTCTTTGGGGCATTGCACACGCGCCTGACGGCCGATGCGCTGAACGCAGCGCTGGCGCAGGCACTGGGTCGAATTGCAGAGGAGTTGCCATGA